In the Candidatus Cloacimonas acidaminovorans str. Evry genome, one interval contains:
- a CDS encoding 4Fe-4S binding protein has protein sequence MNKKSNRQSLRHIIQLLFLLFSLAFLAGIIFFSLPYTIHTICPYAIVCFGLSKNILIQYLGNPFAITIAFSFLILVLTIFGSRLFCAYICPLGTLQEIIYTLFGKKRKNRKQIPQFQERRFASVKYIVLVVTIILSLIGVNYIFIHLCPVYALSLLPDIAVWGLIVTLVIIVAGIFLERFWCRFLCPYAALMNLFQHLGQLVHFPRLKIHRNLERCNDCELCSLSCPMNINITEDEYVQNPNCILCFKCAEKCPKPETLKGKMEK, from the coding sequence ATGAATAAAAAAAGCAACAGACAATCCCTCAGGCATATTATCCAACTGCTTTTTTTATTGTTCTCCCTGGCTTTTTTGGCAGGCATTATCTTCTTTAGCTTGCCTTACACTATTCATACTATTTGTCCTTATGCCATAGTTTGTTTCGGCTTAAGCAAAAACATCCTTATTCAATATCTTGGCAACCCTTTCGCGATAACGATTGCCTTCAGCTTTTTAATTCTGGTTTTAACGATTTTTGGCAGTCGCCTTTTCTGTGCCTATATTTGCCCTCTGGGAACTTTGCAGGAAATTATCTATACCCTTTTCGGTAAAAAGCGAAAAAACAGAAAACAAATCCCTCAATTTCAAGAAAGGCGCTTTGCTTCTGTTAAATATATAGTGTTGGTTGTAACTATTATCCTTTCTCTAATAGGAGTAAACTATATTTTTATCCATTTATGCCCTGTTTATGCTCTTTCCCTTTTGCCTGATATAGCTGTTTGGGGTTTGATTGTAACTCTCGTAATAATTGTGGCGGGAATTTTTCTGGAACGCTTCTGGTGTCGTTTTCTTTGTCCTTACGCTGCTTTAATGAATTTGTTTCAGCACCTGGGACAACTTGTCCATTTTCCCCGCTTAAAAATTCACCGTAATTTGGAACGCTGTAATGATTGCGAACTTTGCTCTCTATCTTGTCCGATGAATATTAATATCACAGAAGATGAATATGTGCAGAACCCTAATTGCATTCTTTGTTTCAAGTGTGCGGAAAAATGCCCTAAACCCGAAACTCTAAAAGGAAAAATGGAAAAATAG
- a CDS encoding carbohydrate ABC transporter permease, whose amino-acid sequence MPEKIRMTIIYTVLTICGLAMIIPFIWMLSTSLMTQSEFNKQESTFIPKESYYVWDNGTQKQKIILVQEKGNTSIIHILNKEDKIIEEYKEVPSSQIKMIKKVPSFHWQNYVTAFNKVPFIIYFKNTLVVSFLTLIGVLITSTLAAYAFARMEFLGRDFLFYLFLSMMMVPEPIYLVSSYVLLDKISWLDTYQALIVPWCVNIFTIFLFRQHFKSLPQELFDAAAIDGCSTFGMLWRIMLPLSKSVIATASIFSLIGSWNSFMWPLVMTNRPELRVLQVGLSYFNQEASTQTTLLMAASTFSIVPILILFFMAQKQIIASYAKAGLKD is encoded by the coding sequence ATGCCGGAAAAGATTCGTATGACCATCATATACACAGTTCTTACTATTTGTGGACTGGCTATGATTATCCCTTTCATCTGGATGCTTTCCACTTCTTTAATGACACAATCCGAATTCAATAAACAGGAAAGCACTTTTATTCCCAAGGAATCATATTATGTTTGGGACAATGGAACGCAAAAGCAAAAAATTATTCTGGTGCAGGAAAAAGGCAATACCAGCATCATTCATATCTTGAATAAAGAAGATAAAATAATTGAGGAATATAAGGAAGTCCCCAGTTCCCAAATAAAAATGATTAAGAAAGTTCCCAGTTTTCACTGGCAGAATTATGTTACGGCATTTAACAAAGTTCCTTTTATTATCTACTTTAAAAATACACTGGTAGTTAGTTTCTTAACTTTAATCGGAGTGCTGATTACTTCTACCCTTGCTGCTTATGCTTTTGCCCGAATGGAATTTTTGGGAAGGGACTTTTTATTCTATCTGTTTTTAAGTATGATGATGGTTCCGGAACCCATCTATCTGGTTTCTTCCTATGTTTTGCTGGATAAAATCAGTTGGCTGGATACCTATCAAGCACTTATAGTCCCTTGGTGTGTAAATATTTTTACTATTTTCCTCTTCCGTCAGCATTTCAAATCGCTCCCCCAGGAACTTTTTGATGCTGCTGCTATTGACGGCTGCAGTACTTTTGGAATGCTCTGGAGAATTATGCTTCCTCTTTCCAAATCGGTTATAGCTACCGCTTCCATTTTTTCTTTAATCGGAAGCTGGAACAGTTTTATGTGGCCACTGGTAATGACTAACCGTCCGGAATTAAGGGTCTTGCAAGTTGGGCTTAGCTACTTTAATCAGGAAGCATCAACGCAAACAACACTTTTAATGGCTGCTTCAACCTTCAGCATTGTCCCCATATTGATTCTGTTCTTTATGGCACAAAAACAAATTATAGCCAGCTATGCTAAAGCAGGATTAAAGGATTAA
- a CDS encoding protein O-mannosyl-transferase family, which produces MDAKEIRKKAQLQKAKQAQKIPPAYQKPVPRLLFEDETMRPQNIVPVKLNRWIAFGVFLVVLIVYMCTQARTMSFWDSGEYATCISILGVPHPPGNPFYILLGRAIVAIFGWAVPHGMIAAFISALFSALAVMFTYLITIQLTSMLKIKPWEAIFAGIIASFYTAFSFTFWMNAVEAEVYSGLVFFVNLIIWLTLIWVQKSRDFSHQNILLLIAYLFFLGFCVHQTALQIAPAMLFIVCYPLLRQGIKSGSFFPKLVVYSIFLLVGYFLFGVIGKQVQIDDLDKMGFALVAFIIIFIELRKVLDRRIWLLGIALVLVGLSSHIYLMVRAADRPFINEGNPSNWKMFQEYVLRKQYGNTSFVQRRGNFFKDQLNYHFLRYFGMQWLNEPFFTKPLGVTSALLKPIANIFIAFLGVAGAMLQFRKNKHSFWYFFSVILITTVVMVFVMNLSDAEVRDRDYFFVVAYNMWAIWMGIGALALVTLWKSKPVRVVLLIFMCLLPVSNLISQYRVHDRSQEFIALDYGLNFLNSVEENAIIFTNGDNDTFPLWYAQAVEDPYSKENIYHARDVYPTKESKEAIAKAMEYKNKCLKGIRKDVSVANLSLLNTSWYIRQLRDQEGILFNIPDDQLDELEPRRIEKPLVILGPPDNPSMGFTMDIPPTAEWRTNEPFYRVSDLAVMQIVKDNYGKRPIYFAVTCESYVNFNDYVRNEGMVGRIVSTPKEEQIDPERLLHNIDVVYNYRSIEDPRVYKDDNMRRLVMNYGSGFVRAANYYIDTGNYPKALEYINKAKKFVDDEIKLTEFYTNYYSKTGQWNKLDEFINRHLVTHPDGWKIYLRFIIMHLVDYYPDKIITYIKKGFLLFPEQEYFAQFAVSYAQEYKEYDVIHKLLEEVAPKLQYDISGYQSDLEMLSKQKISE; this is translated from the coding sequence GTGGATGCCAAAGAAATAAGAAAAAAAGCACAATTACAGAAAGCCAAACAGGCACAAAAAATACCTCCTGCCTATCAAAAACCAGTTCCTCGTCTTCTTTTTGAGGATGAAACAATGCGCCCCCAAAATATTGTGCCGGTAAAATTGAACCGTTGGATAGCTTTCGGGGTCTTTCTTGTCGTTTTAATTGTTTATATGTGTACTCAAGCACGCACTATGAGCTTTTGGGATAGCGGAGAATATGCAACCTGCATTAGCATTTTAGGAGTTCCCCATCCACCAGGAAATCCTTTTTACATTCTTTTAGGTAGAGCGATAGTTGCCATTTTTGGTTGGGCTGTTCCCCATGGAATGATTGCTGCCTTCATTTCTGCCCTCTTTAGCGCTCTGGCAGTAATGTTTACTTACTTAATCACTATCCAACTTACCAGTATGCTGAAAATTAAACCTTGGGAAGCAATTTTTGCCGGAATTATTGCCTCATTTTACACTGCTTTTTCTTTCACTTTCTGGATGAATGCTGTTGAGGCGGAGGTCTATTCTGGGTTGGTTTTTTTTGTGAATTTAATCATCTGGCTCACTTTAATCTGGGTGCAAAAAAGCCGAGATTTTTCTCACCAGAATATTCTGCTCTTAATTGCCTATCTCTTTTTCCTGGGCTTCTGTGTTCATCAGACAGCTTTACAAATAGCTCCCGCAATGCTGTTTATTGTTTGCTATCCTCTACTAAGACAAGGAATTAAAAGTGGCAGTTTTTTCCCCAAACTCGTCGTCTATTCTATTTTTTTACTGGTGGGTTATTTCCTCTTCGGTGTGATAGGTAAACAGGTGCAGATAGATGATTTGGACAAAATGGGTTTTGCTCTTGTCGCTTTCATTATTATATTTATAGAATTAAGAAAAGTGCTTGACCGCCGGATTTGGCTTTTGGGTATTGCTTTAGTTTTAGTTGGGCTTTCTTCCCATATTTATTTAATGGTGCGAGCTGCAGACAGACCTTTCATCAATGAAGGCAATCCCAGCAACTGGAAAATGTTTCAGGAATATGTTTTAAGAAAACAATACGGTAATACGAGTTTTGTGCAAAGGCGGGGAAATTTCTTTAAAGACCAGTTAAATTATCACTTTTTACGCTATTTTGGAATGCAATGGTTAAATGAGCCATTTTTCACAAAACCCTTAGGTGTAACTTCCGCTCTGTTGAAACCCATAGCTAATATTTTTATTGCCTTTTTGGGTGTAGCGGGAGCAATGTTACAATTTCGCAAAAATAAACACAGTTTTTGGTATTTCTTCTCGGTAATCTTAATTACTACAGTAGTAATGGTTTTTGTAATGAATCTTTCCGATGCCGAAGTTCGTGATCGTGATTACTTTTTTGTAGTTGCCTATAATATGTGGGCAATCTGGATGGGAATAGGAGCTTTGGCATTAGTTACACTGTGGAAAAGTAAACCTGTAAGAGTTGTTTTATTAATTTTTATGTGCCTTTTGCCCGTTAGCAATTTGATCTCTCAATATCGGGTTCACGATCGTTCTCAGGAATTTATCGCTCTGGATTATGGATTGAATTTCCTTAATTCGGTGGAAGAAAATGCCATCATTTTCACCAATGGAGATAATGACACTTTTCCTCTCTGGTATGCACAAGCGGTTGAAGACCCTTATTCCAAAGAGAATATCTACCATGCCAGAGATGTTTATCCTACAAAGGAAAGTAAAGAAGCAATCGCTAAGGCAATGGAATATAAAAATAAATGCCTGAAGGGTATCCGGAAAGATGTTTCCGTTGCCAATCTTTCCCTTTTAAACACCAGCTGGTATATCAGACAACTTAGAGACCAAGAAGGAATTCTGTTTAATATTCCTGATGACCAGTTAGATGAATTGGAACCAAGAAGAATTGAAAAACCGTTGGTTATTCTGGGACCACCGGATAATCCTTCAATGGGTTTTACAATGGATATACCTCCTACTGCCGAATGGAGAACAAATGAACCTTTCTATCGTGTTTCCGACCTTGCCGTGATGCAAATTGTGAAAGATAATTATGGCAAACGACCTATTTATTTTGCCGTAACCTGCGAAAGCTATGTTAATTTTAATGATTATGTTCGTAATGAAGGTATGGTTGGTAGAATTGTTTCCACTCCCAAAGAAGAACAAATAGACCCGGAACGCTTGTTACATAATATTGATGTGGTTTATAACTACCGCTCCATAGAAGACCCAAGGGTATATAAAGATGATAATATGAGACGACTCGTAATGAATTACGGTTCCGGTTTTGTGCGTGCCGCCAATTATTATATAGATACCGGAAATTATCCTAAGGCCTTGGAATATATTAATAAAGCAAAGAAATTTGTGGATGATGAAATAAAATTGACCGAATTCTATACCAACTATTACAGCAAAACAGGACAGTGGAACAAACTGGATGAATTTATCAATCGCCATCTCGTTACTCATCCCGATGGCTGGAAGATTTATTTAAGGTTTATTATTATGCATTTGGTAGATTATTATCCCGATAAAATCATCACTTACATCAAAAAAGGGTTCCTGCTTTTCCCTGAGCAGGAATATTTTGCCCAATTTGCTGTCAGTTATGCTCAAGAATATAAAGAATACGATGTAATTCATAAACTTCTGGAGGAAGTAGCTCCTAAACTTCAATATGATATAAGTGGATATCAATCTGACCTGGAAATGCTCTCTAAACAAAAAATAAGTGAATAA